A genomic region of Lysinibacillus sp. 2017 contains the following coding sequences:
- a CDS encoding SDR family oxidoreductase — MTNLKGKLAIVTGASRSTGIGAAVCLAFAEAGADIFFTHWSQFDEKEGNGAERDFPDILSERISKLGVRCHHLEIDLSKPEAPIELLNEVENKIGPPSILVNNATFGAPSNFRNLNEEILNKHYQVNNSGTILLSIEFAKRFEKVFLSKKGGRIINLVSGGPDPNNLAYIATKGAIIAITEPLSVGLGPIGITVNSVNPGPTDTGWMNEELKSHFINLFPMGRLGVPEDAAKLIKFLASDDSEWITGQIINSDGGFLGK, encoded by the coding sequence TTGACAAATTTAAAAGGTAAGTTAGCTATTGTAACAGGTGCTAGTCGCTCTACTGGAATTGGAGCTGCTGTGTGTCTAGCATTTGCAGAAGCGGGTGCAGACATTTTCTTTACACATTGGAGTCAATTTGATGAAAAAGAAGGTAATGGTGCAGAAAGAGATTTTCCAGACATTCTTAGTGAACGGATAAGTAAATTAGGTGTTAGATGTCATCATTTAGAGATTGATTTATCAAAGCCTGAAGCACCAATAGAACTTCTAAATGAGGTTGAAAATAAAATTGGGCCGCCTAGCATTTTGGTCAACAATGCAACATTTGGGGCACCATCTAATTTTAGAAATTTAAATGAAGAAATTTTAAATAAACATTATCAAGTTAATAATAGCGGGACAATTTTGCTAAGTATAGAATTTGCAAAAAGGTTTGAAAAAGTTTTTTTAAGTAAAAAAGGTGGAAGAATCATAAATCTCGTTTCTGGAGGTCCAGATCCAAATAATTTAGCCTATATTGCTACTAAAGGGGCTATTATTGCGATTACTGAACCATTGTCAGTTGGTCTCGGCCCAATTGGCATAACTGTAAATTCGGTTAATCCAGGTCCGACTGATACAGGGTGGATGAATGAAGAATTAAAATCTCACTTCATAAATCTATTTCCTATGGGACGTTTAGGGGTACCTGAAGATGCAGCAAAGTTAATAAAATTTTTAGCAAGTGATGATTCCGAATGGATTACTGGTCAAATTATTAATTCTGATGGTGGATTTTTGGGTAAGTAA